A part of Solenopsis invicta isolate M01_SB chromosome 2, UNIL_Sinv_3.0, whole genome shotgun sequence genomic DNA contains:
- the LOC105197487 gene encoding RNA-binding protein squid isoform X13 — translation MARPRTTAITASRITIRSHRKTGDQQRFSHGGRLAGGKRDPTSNCLPASDWCQRSVRASQDSLNDRKLFVGGLSWETTDKELREHFSAYGDIESINVKTDPNTGRSRGFAFIVFAKAESLDKIMSAGDHVINNKKVDPKKAKARHGKIFVGGLSTELSDDDIKNFFSQFGTIVEVEMPFDKTKNQRKGFCFITFESEQVVNELLKTSKQTINGKEVDVKKATPKPDGMISMRGGPGGRGGRGGRGGRGRGFQGGWQGGYGGGYGGGYSQGGYGSGYDGYGYDYYGGGFASRGFRSQSQYYNSSNHSIHSSTSADNKKNRTRVA, via the exons ATGGCGAGGCCGAGAACAACGGCGATAACAGCATCGCGGATAACAATCAGGAGTCACAGGAAGACAG GTGATCAACAACGGTTTTCACATGGCGGGCGGCTCGCAGGTGGAAAACGTGACCCGACCAGCAACTGTTTACCGGCGAGTGACTGGTGCCAACG GTCGGTCAGAGCTAGCCAGGATTCTCTGAATGATAG GAAATTATTTGTCGGCGGTTTAAGCTGGGAAACGACAGACA AGGAATTGCGAGAACATTTCAGCGCATATGGTGATATTGAAAGCATCAATGTCAAGACAGATCCAAATACTGGACGATCGCGAGGATTCGCTTTCATCGTCTTTGCTAAAGCCGAATCTCTCGATAAG attaTGTCTGCTGGTGATCACGTTATCAACAACAAGAAGGTTGACCCTAAAAAGGCGAAGGCTAGACACGGAAAGATATTTGTCGGTGGGCTTTCGACAGAACTCTCCGATGATGATATCAAGAACTTTTTCTCACAATTTGGAACT ATTGTTGAGGTGGAAATGCCGTTTGATAAAACCAAAAATCAAAGGAAAGGATTCTGCTTTATCACTTTTGAATCTGAACAAGTTGTAAACGAGCTGTTGAAAACCTCGAAGCAAACTATTAATGGTAAAGAG GTTGATGTAAAGAAAGCGACGCCCAAACCCGACGGAATGATCAGTATGCGCGGTGGACCCGGCGGCCGCGGCGGCCGTGGCGGTAGAGGTGGCCGAGGTCGAGGTTTCCAAGGCGGATGGCAAGGTGGTTACGGTGGTGGTTATGGTGGTGGCTACAGCCAGGGAGGATATGGCAGTGGCTACGATGGATATGGATACGATTATTACGGTGGGG gtTTCGCAAGCCGCGGTTTCCGTTCACAATCACAATATTACAACTCGTCCAATCATTCCATACATTCATCAACATCGgccgataataaaaaaaacaggaCTCGAGTAGcatga
- the LOC105197487 gene encoding RNA-binding protein squid isoform X8, which translates to MARPRTTAITASRITIRSHRKTGDQQRFSHGGRLAGGKRDPTSNCLPASDWCQRSVRASQDSLNDRKLFVGGLSWETTDKELREHFSAYGDIESINVKTDPNTGRSRGFAFIVFAKAESLDKIMSAGDHVINNKKVDPKKAKARHGKIFVGGLSTELSDDDIKNFFSQFGTIVEVEMPFDKTKNQRKGFCFITFESEQVVNELLKTSKQTINGKEVDVKKATPKPDGMISMRGGPGGRGGRGGRGGRGRGFQGGWQGGYGGGYGGGYSQGGYGSGYDGYGYDYYGGGGYGGYGGYDYSGYGFASRGFRSQSQYYNSSNHSIHSSTSADNKKNRTRVA; encoded by the exons ATGGCGAGGCCGAGAACAACGGCGATAACAGCATCGCGGATAACAATCAGGAGTCACAGGAAGACAG GTGATCAACAACGGTTTTCACATGGCGGGCGGCTCGCAGGTGGAAAACGTGACCCGACCAGCAACTGTTTACCGGCGAGTGACTGGTGCCAACG GTCGGTCAGAGCTAGCCAGGATTCTCTGAATGATAG GAAATTATTTGTCGGCGGTTTAAGCTGGGAAACGACAGACA AGGAATTGCGAGAACATTTCAGCGCATATGGTGATATTGAAAGCATCAATGTCAAGACAGATCCAAATACTGGACGATCGCGAGGATTCGCTTTCATCGTCTTTGCTAAAGCCGAATCTCTCGATAAG attaTGTCTGCTGGTGATCACGTTATCAACAACAAGAAGGTTGACCCTAAAAAGGCGAAGGCTAGACACGGAAAGATATTTGTCGGTGGGCTTTCGACAGAACTCTCCGATGATGATATCAAGAACTTTTTCTCACAATTTGGAACT ATTGTTGAGGTGGAAATGCCGTTTGATAAAACCAAAAATCAAAGGAAAGGATTCTGCTTTATCACTTTTGAATCTGAACAAGTTGTAAACGAGCTGTTGAAAACCTCGAAGCAAACTATTAATGGTAAAGAG GTTGATGTAAAGAAAGCGACGCCCAAACCCGACGGAATGATCAGTATGCGCGGTGGACCCGGCGGCCGCGGCGGCCGTGGCGGTAGAGGTGGCCGAGGTCGAGGTTTCCAAGGCGGATGGCAAGGTGGTTACGGTGGTGGTTATGGTGGTGGCTACAGCCAGGGAGGATATGGCAGTGGCTACGATGGATATGGATACGATTATTACGGTGGGGGTGGGTACGGAGGTTACGGCGGCTACGACTACAGTGGATACG gtTTCGCAAGCCGCGGTTTCCGTTCACAATCACAATATTACAACTCGTCCAATCATTCCATACATTCATCAACATCGgccgataataaaaaaaacaggaCTCGAGTAGcatga
- the LOC105197487 gene encoding RNA-binding protein squid isoform X4: MARPRTTAITASRITIRSHRKTGDQQRFSHGGRLAGGKRDPTSNCLPASDWCQRSVRASQDSLNDRKLFVGGLSWETTDKELREHFSAYGDIESINVKTDPNTGRSRGFAFIVFAKAESLDKIMSAGDHVINNKKVDPKKAKARHGKIFVGGLSTELSDDDIKNFFSQFGTIVEVEMPFDKTKNQRKGFCFITFESEQVVNELLKTSKQTINGKEVDVKKATPKPDGMISMRGGPGGRGGRGGRGGRGRGFQGGWQGGYGGGYGGGYSQGGYGSGYDGYGYDYYGGDGYGYGGGNYDGGYSGGRGGARGKGFASRGFRSQSQYYNSSNHSIHSSTSADNKKNRTRVA; the protein is encoded by the exons ATGGCGAGGCCGAGAACAACGGCGATAACAGCATCGCGGATAACAATCAGGAGTCACAGGAAGACAG GTGATCAACAACGGTTTTCACATGGCGGGCGGCTCGCAGGTGGAAAACGTGACCCGACCAGCAACTGTTTACCGGCGAGTGACTGGTGCCAACG GTCGGTCAGAGCTAGCCAGGATTCTCTGAATGATAG GAAATTATTTGTCGGCGGTTTAAGCTGGGAAACGACAGACA AGGAATTGCGAGAACATTTCAGCGCATATGGTGATATTGAAAGCATCAATGTCAAGACAGATCCAAATACTGGACGATCGCGAGGATTCGCTTTCATCGTCTTTGCTAAAGCCGAATCTCTCGATAAG attaTGTCTGCTGGTGATCACGTTATCAACAACAAGAAGGTTGACCCTAAAAAGGCGAAGGCTAGACACGGAAAGATATTTGTCGGTGGGCTTTCGACAGAACTCTCCGATGATGATATCAAGAACTTTTTCTCACAATTTGGAACT ATTGTTGAGGTGGAAATGCCGTTTGATAAAACCAAAAATCAAAGGAAAGGATTCTGCTTTATCACTTTTGAATCTGAACAAGTTGTAAACGAGCTGTTGAAAACCTCGAAGCAAACTATTAATGGTAAAGAG GTTGATGTAAAGAAAGCGACGCCCAAACCCGACGGAATGATCAGTATGCGCGGTGGACCCGGCGGCCGCGGCGGCCGTGGCGGTAGAGGTGGCCGAGGTCGAGGTTTCCAAGGCGGATGGCAAGGTGGTTACGGTGGTGGTTATGGTGGTGGCTACAGCCAGGGAGGATATGGCAGTGGCTACGATGGATATGGATACGATTATTACGGTGGGG ACGGATATGGATATGGCGGTGGTAATTACGACGGTGGATACAGTGGCGGGCGCGGTGGCGCACGCGGTAAAG gtTTCGCAAGCCGCGGTTTCCGTTCACAATCACAATATTACAACTCGTCCAATCATTCCATACATTCATCAACATCGgccgataataaaaaaaacaggaCTCGAGTAGcatga
- the LOC105197487 gene encoding RNA-binding protein squid isoform X16 yields MARPRTTAITASRITIRSHRKTGDQQRFSHGGRLAGGKRDPTSNCLPASDWCQRSVRASQDSLNDRKLFVGGLSWETTDKELREHFSAYGDIESINVKTDPNTGRSRGFAFIVFAKAESLDKIMSAGDHVINNKKVDPKKAKARHGKIFVGGLSTELSDDDIKNFFSQFGTIVEVEMPFDKTKNQRKGFCFITFESEQVVNELLKTSKQTINGKEVDVKKATPKPDGMISMRGGPGGRGGRGGRGGRGRGFQGGWQGGYGGGYGGGYSQGGYGSGYDGYGYDYYGGSGYGGKQRGGRQNQRHQPY; encoded by the exons ATGGCGAGGCCGAGAACAACGGCGATAACAGCATCGCGGATAACAATCAGGAGTCACAGGAAGACAG GTGATCAACAACGGTTTTCACATGGCGGGCGGCTCGCAGGTGGAAAACGTGACCCGACCAGCAACTGTTTACCGGCGAGTGACTGGTGCCAACG GTCGGTCAGAGCTAGCCAGGATTCTCTGAATGATAG GAAATTATTTGTCGGCGGTTTAAGCTGGGAAACGACAGACA AGGAATTGCGAGAACATTTCAGCGCATATGGTGATATTGAAAGCATCAATGTCAAGACAGATCCAAATACTGGACGATCGCGAGGATTCGCTTTCATCGTCTTTGCTAAAGCCGAATCTCTCGATAAG attaTGTCTGCTGGTGATCACGTTATCAACAACAAGAAGGTTGACCCTAAAAAGGCGAAGGCTAGACACGGAAAGATATTTGTCGGTGGGCTTTCGACAGAACTCTCCGATGATGATATCAAGAACTTTTTCTCACAATTTGGAACT ATTGTTGAGGTGGAAATGCCGTTTGATAAAACCAAAAATCAAAGGAAAGGATTCTGCTTTATCACTTTTGAATCTGAACAAGTTGTAAACGAGCTGTTGAAAACCTCGAAGCAAACTATTAATGGTAAAGAG GTTGATGTAAAGAAAGCGACGCCCAAACCCGACGGAATGATCAGTATGCGCGGTGGACCCGGCGGCCGCGGCGGCCGTGGCGGTAGAGGTGGCCGAGGTCGAGGTTTCCAAGGCGGATGGCAAGGTGGTTACGGTGGTGGTTATGGTGGTGGCTACAGCCAGGGAGGATATGGCAGTGGCTACGATGGATATGGATACGATTATTACG GAGGTTCAGGCTACGGTGGCAAGCAAAGGGGTGGTCGTCAGAACCAGAGGCACCAACCCTATTAA
- the LOC105197487 gene encoding RNA-binding protein squid isoform X1 — translation MARPRTTAITASRITIRSHRKTGDQQRFSHGGRLAGGKRDPTSNCLPASDWCQRSVRASQDSLNDRKLFVGGLSWETTDKELREHFSAYGDIESINVKTDPNTGRSRGFAFIVFAKAESLDKIMSAGDHVINNKKVDPKKAKARHGKIFVGGLSTELSDDDIKNFFSQFGTIVEVEMPFDKTKNQRKGFCFITFESEQVVNELLKTSKQTINGKEVDVKKATPKPDGMISMRGGPGGRGGRGGRGGRGRGFQGGWQGGYGGGYGGGYSQGGYGSGYDGYGYDYYGGGGYGGYGGYDYSGYDGYGYGGGNYDGGYSGGRGGARGKGFASRGFRSQSQYYNSSNHSIHSSTSADNKKNRTRVA, via the exons ATGGCGAGGCCGAGAACAACGGCGATAACAGCATCGCGGATAACAATCAGGAGTCACAGGAAGACAG GTGATCAACAACGGTTTTCACATGGCGGGCGGCTCGCAGGTGGAAAACGTGACCCGACCAGCAACTGTTTACCGGCGAGTGACTGGTGCCAACG GTCGGTCAGAGCTAGCCAGGATTCTCTGAATGATAG GAAATTATTTGTCGGCGGTTTAAGCTGGGAAACGACAGACA AGGAATTGCGAGAACATTTCAGCGCATATGGTGATATTGAAAGCATCAATGTCAAGACAGATCCAAATACTGGACGATCGCGAGGATTCGCTTTCATCGTCTTTGCTAAAGCCGAATCTCTCGATAAG attaTGTCTGCTGGTGATCACGTTATCAACAACAAGAAGGTTGACCCTAAAAAGGCGAAGGCTAGACACGGAAAGATATTTGTCGGTGGGCTTTCGACAGAACTCTCCGATGATGATATCAAGAACTTTTTCTCACAATTTGGAACT ATTGTTGAGGTGGAAATGCCGTTTGATAAAACCAAAAATCAAAGGAAAGGATTCTGCTTTATCACTTTTGAATCTGAACAAGTTGTAAACGAGCTGTTGAAAACCTCGAAGCAAACTATTAATGGTAAAGAG GTTGATGTAAAGAAAGCGACGCCCAAACCCGACGGAATGATCAGTATGCGCGGTGGACCCGGCGGCCGCGGCGGCCGTGGCGGTAGAGGTGGCCGAGGTCGAGGTTTCCAAGGCGGATGGCAAGGTGGTTACGGTGGTGGTTATGGTGGTGGCTACAGCCAGGGAGGATATGGCAGTGGCTACGATGGATATGGATACGATTATTACGGTGGGGGTGGGTACGGAGGTTACGGCGGCTACGACTACAGTGGATACG ACGGATATGGATATGGCGGTGGTAATTACGACGGTGGATACAGTGGCGGGCGCGGTGGCGCACGCGGTAAAG gtTTCGCAAGCCGCGGTTTCCGTTCACAATCACAATATTACAACTCGTCCAATCATTCCATACATTCATCAACATCGgccgataataaaaaaaacaggaCTCGAGTAGcatga
- the LOC105197487 gene encoding RNA-binding protein squid isoform X7 codes for MADQENKDFSDDIAEQNFAEQNGEAENNGDNSIADNNQESQEDRKLFVGGLSWETTDKELREHFSAYGDIESINVKTDPNTGRSRGFAFIVFAKAESLDKIMSAGDHVINNKKVDPKKAKARHGKIFVGGLSTELSDDDIKNFFSQFGTIVEVEMPFDKTKNQRKGFCFITFESEQVVNELLKTSKQTINGKEVDVKKATPKPDGMISMRGGPGGRGGRGGRGGRGRGFQGGWQGGYGGGYGGGYSQGGYGSGYDGYGYDYYGGGGYGGYGGYDYSGYDGYGYGGGNYDGGYSGGRGGARGKGFASRGFRSQSQYYNSSNHSIHSSTSADNKKNRTRVA; via the exons ATGGCCGATCAGGAGAATAAGGATTTCAGCGACGATATCGCGGAGCAGAACTTCGCAGAGCAGAATGGCGAGGCCGAGAACAACGGCGATAACAGCATCGCGGATAACAATCAGGAGTCACAGGAAGACAG GAAATTATTTGTCGGCGGTTTAAGCTGGGAAACGACAGACA AGGAATTGCGAGAACATTTCAGCGCATATGGTGATATTGAAAGCATCAATGTCAAGACAGATCCAAATACTGGACGATCGCGAGGATTCGCTTTCATCGTCTTTGCTAAAGCCGAATCTCTCGATAAG attaTGTCTGCTGGTGATCACGTTATCAACAACAAGAAGGTTGACCCTAAAAAGGCGAAGGCTAGACACGGAAAGATATTTGTCGGTGGGCTTTCGACAGAACTCTCCGATGATGATATCAAGAACTTTTTCTCACAATTTGGAACT ATTGTTGAGGTGGAAATGCCGTTTGATAAAACCAAAAATCAAAGGAAAGGATTCTGCTTTATCACTTTTGAATCTGAACAAGTTGTAAACGAGCTGTTGAAAACCTCGAAGCAAACTATTAATGGTAAAGAG GTTGATGTAAAGAAAGCGACGCCCAAACCCGACGGAATGATCAGTATGCGCGGTGGACCCGGCGGCCGCGGCGGCCGTGGCGGTAGAGGTGGCCGAGGTCGAGGTTTCCAAGGCGGATGGCAAGGTGGTTACGGTGGTGGTTATGGTGGTGGCTACAGCCAGGGAGGATATGGCAGTGGCTACGATGGATATGGATACGATTATTACGGTGGGGGTGGGTACGGAGGTTACGGCGGCTACGACTACAGTGGATACG ACGGATATGGATATGGCGGTGGTAATTACGACGGTGGATACAGTGGCGGGCGCGGTGGCGCACGCGGTAAAG gtTTCGCAAGCCGCGGTTTCCGTTCACAATCACAATATTACAACTCGTCCAATCATTCCATACATTCATCAACATCGgccgataataaaaaaaacaggaCTCGAGTAGcatga
- the LOC105197487 gene encoding RNA-binding protein squid isoform X5, translating to MARPRTTAITASRITIRSHRKTGDQQRFSHGGRLAGGKRDPTSNCLPASDWCQRSVRASQDSLNDRKLFVGGLSWETTDKELREHFSAYGDIESINVKTDPNTGRSRGFAFIVFAKAESLDKIMSAGDHVINNKKVDPKKAKARHGKIFVGGLSTELSDDDIKNFFSQFGTIVEVEMPFDKTKNQRKGFCFITFESEQVVNELLKTSKQTINGKEVDVKKATPKPDGMISMRGGPGGRGGRGGRGGRGRGFQGGWQGGYGGGYGGGYSQGGYGSGYDGYGYDYYGGGGYGGYGGYDYSGYDGYGYGGGNYDGGYSGGRGGARGKGGSGYGGKQRGGRQNQRHQPY from the exons ATGGCGAGGCCGAGAACAACGGCGATAACAGCATCGCGGATAACAATCAGGAGTCACAGGAAGACAG GTGATCAACAACGGTTTTCACATGGCGGGCGGCTCGCAGGTGGAAAACGTGACCCGACCAGCAACTGTTTACCGGCGAGTGACTGGTGCCAACG GTCGGTCAGAGCTAGCCAGGATTCTCTGAATGATAG GAAATTATTTGTCGGCGGTTTAAGCTGGGAAACGACAGACA AGGAATTGCGAGAACATTTCAGCGCATATGGTGATATTGAAAGCATCAATGTCAAGACAGATCCAAATACTGGACGATCGCGAGGATTCGCTTTCATCGTCTTTGCTAAAGCCGAATCTCTCGATAAG attaTGTCTGCTGGTGATCACGTTATCAACAACAAGAAGGTTGACCCTAAAAAGGCGAAGGCTAGACACGGAAAGATATTTGTCGGTGGGCTTTCGACAGAACTCTCCGATGATGATATCAAGAACTTTTTCTCACAATTTGGAACT ATTGTTGAGGTGGAAATGCCGTTTGATAAAACCAAAAATCAAAGGAAAGGATTCTGCTTTATCACTTTTGAATCTGAACAAGTTGTAAACGAGCTGTTGAAAACCTCGAAGCAAACTATTAATGGTAAAGAG GTTGATGTAAAGAAAGCGACGCCCAAACCCGACGGAATGATCAGTATGCGCGGTGGACCCGGCGGCCGCGGCGGCCGTGGCGGTAGAGGTGGCCGAGGTCGAGGTTTCCAAGGCGGATGGCAAGGTGGTTACGGTGGTGGTTATGGTGGTGGCTACAGCCAGGGAGGATATGGCAGTGGCTACGATGGATATGGATACGATTATTACGGTGGGGGTGGGTACGGAGGTTACGGCGGCTACGACTACAGTGGATACG ACGGATATGGATATGGCGGTGGTAATTACGACGGTGGATACAGTGGCGGGCGCGGTGGCGCACGCGGTAAAG GAGGTTCAGGCTACGGTGGCAAGCAAAGGGGTGGTCGTCAGAACCAGAGGCACCAACCCTATTAA
- the LOC105197487 gene encoding RNA-binding protein squid isoform X6: MARPRTTAITASRITIRSHRKTGDQQRFSHGGRLAGGKRDPTSNCLPASDWCQRSVRASQDSLNDRKLFVGGLSWETTDKELREHFSAYGDIESINVKTDPNTGRSRGFAFIVFAKAESLDKIMSAGDHVINNKKVDPKKAKARHGKIFVGGLSTELSDDDIKNFFSQFGTIVEVEMPFDKTKNQRKGFCFITFESEQVVNELLKTSKQTINGKEVDVKKATPKPDGMISMRGGPGGRGGRGGRGGRGRGFQGGWQGGYGGGYGGGYSQGGYGSGYDGYGYDYYDGYGYGGGNYDGGYSGGRGGARGKGFASRGFRSQSQYYNSSNHSIHSSTSADNKKNRTRVA; encoded by the exons ATGGCGAGGCCGAGAACAACGGCGATAACAGCATCGCGGATAACAATCAGGAGTCACAGGAAGACAG GTGATCAACAACGGTTTTCACATGGCGGGCGGCTCGCAGGTGGAAAACGTGACCCGACCAGCAACTGTTTACCGGCGAGTGACTGGTGCCAACG GTCGGTCAGAGCTAGCCAGGATTCTCTGAATGATAG GAAATTATTTGTCGGCGGTTTAAGCTGGGAAACGACAGACA AGGAATTGCGAGAACATTTCAGCGCATATGGTGATATTGAAAGCATCAATGTCAAGACAGATCCAAATACTGGACGATCGCGAGGATTCGCTTTCATCGTCTTTGCTAAAGCCGAATCTCTCGATAAG attaTGTCTGCTGGTGATCACGTTATCAACAACAAGAAGGTTGACCCTAAAAAGGCGAAGGCTAGACACGGAAAGATATTTGTCGGTGGGCTTTCGACAGAACTCTCCGATGATGATATCAAGAACTTTTTCTCACAATTTGGAACT ATTGTTGAGGTGGAAATGCCGTTTGATAAAACCAAAAATCAAAGGAAAGGATTCTGCTTTATCACTTTTGAATCTGAACAAGTTGTAAACGAGCTGTTGAAAACCTCGAAGCAAACTATTAATGGTAAAGAG GTTGATGTAAAGAAAGCGACGCCCAAACCCGACGGAATGATCAGTATGCGCGGTGGACCCGGCGGCCGCGGCGGCCGTGGCGGTAGAGGTGGCCGAGGTCGAGGTTTCCAAGGCGGATGGCAAGGTGGTTACGGTGGTGGTTATGGTGGTGGCTACAGCCAGGGAGGATATGGCAGTGGCTACGATGGATATGGATACGATTATTACG ACGGATATGGATATGGCGGTGGTAATTACGACGGTGGATACAGTGGCGGGCGCGGTGGCGCACGCGGTAAAG gtTTCGCAAGCCGCGGTTTCCGTTCACAATCACAATATTACAACTCGTCCAATCATTCCATACATTCATCAACATCGgccgataataaaaaaaacaggaCTCGAGTAGcatga
- the LOC105197487 gene encoding RNA-binding protein squid isoform X2 yields the protein MADQENKDFSDDIAEQNFAEQNGEAENNGDNSIADNNQESQEDRSVRASQDSLNDRKLFVGGLSWETTDKELREHFSAYGDIESINVKTDPNTGRSRGFAFIVFAKAESLDKIMSAGDHVINNKKVDPKKAKARHGKIFVGGLSTELSDDDIKNFFSQFGTIVEVEMPFDKTKNQRKGFCFITFESEQVVNELLKTSKQTINGKEVDVKKATPKPDGMISMRGGPGGRGGRGGRGGRGRGFQGGWQGGYGGGYGGGYSQGGYGSGYDGYGYDYYGGGGYGGYGGYDYSGYDGYGYGGGNYDGGYSGGRGGARGKGFASRGFRSQSQYYNSSNHSIHSSTSADNKKNRTRVA from the exons ATGGCCGATCAGGAGAATAAGGATTTCAGCGACGATATCGCGGAGCAGAACTTCGCAGAGCAGAATGGCGAGGCCGAGAACAACGGCGATAACAGCATCGCGGATAACAATCAGGAGTCACAGGAAGACAG GTCGGTCAGAGCTAGCCAGGATTCTCTGAATGATAG GAAATTATTTGTCGGCGGTTTAAGCTGGGAAACGACAGACA AGGAATTGCGAGAACATTTCAGCGCATATGGTGATATTGAAAGCATCAATGTCAAGACAGATCCAAATACTGGACGATCGCGAGGATTCGCTTTCATCGTCTTTGCTAAAGCCGAATCTCTCGATAAG attaTGTCTGCTGGTGATCACGTTATCAACAACAAGAAGGTTGACCCTAAAAAGGCGAAGGCTAGACACGGAAAGATATTTGTCGGTGGGCTTTCGACAGAACTCTCCGATGATGATATCAAGAACTTTTTCTCACAATTTGGAACT ATTGTTGAGGTGGAAATGCCGTTTGATAAAACCAAAAATCAAAGGAAAGGATTCTGCTTTATCACTTTTGAATCTGAACAAGTTGTAAACGAGCTGTTGAAAACCTCGAAGCAAACTATTAATGGTAAAGAG GTTGATGTAAAGAAAGCGACGCCCAAACCCGACGGAATGATCAGTATGCGCGGTGGACCCGGCGGCCGCGGCGGCCGTGGCGGTAGAGGTGGCCGAGGTCGAGGTTTCCAAGGCGGATGGCAAGGTGGTTACGGTGGTGGTTATGGTGGTGGCTACAGCCAGGGAGGATATGGCAGTGGCTACGATGGATATGGATACGATTATTACGGTGGGGGTGGGTACGGAGGTTACGGCGGCTACGACTACAGTGGATACG ACGGATATGGATATGGCGGTGGTAATTACGACGGTGGATACAGTGGCGGGCGCGGTGGCGCACGCGGTAAAG gtTTCGCAAGCCGCGGTTTCCGTTCACAATCACAATATTACAACTCGTCCAATCATTCCATACATTCATCAACATCGgccgataataaaaaaaacaggaCTCGAGTAGcatga
- the LOC105197487 gene encoding RNA-binding protein squid isoform X3, which translates to MARPRTTAITASRITIRSHRKTGDQQRFSHGGRLAGGKRDPTSNCLPASDWCQRKLFVGGLSWETTDKELREHFSAYGDIESINVKTDPNTGRSRGFAFIVFAKAESLDKIMSAGDHVINNKKVDPKKAKARHGKIFVGGLSTELSDDDIKNFFSQFGTIVEVEMPFDKTKNQRKGFCFITFESEQVVNELLKTSKQTINGKEVDVKKATPKPDGMISMRGGPGGRGGRGGRGGRGRGFQGGWQGGYGGGYGGGYSQGGYGSGYDGYGYDYYGGGGYGGYGGYDYSGYDGYGYGGGNYDGGYSGGRGGARGKGFASRGFRSQSQYYNSSNHSIHSSTSADNKKNRTRVA; encoded by the exons ATGGCGAGGCCGAGAACAACGGCGATAACAGCATCGCGGATAACAATCAGGAGTCACAGGAAGACAG GTGATCAACAACGGTTTTCACATGGCGGGCGGCTCGCAGGTGGAAAACGTGACCCGACCAGCAACTGTTTACCGGCGAGTGACTGGTGCCAACG GAAATTATTTGTCGGCGGTTTAAGCTGGGAAACGACAGACA AGGAATTGCGAGAACATTTCAGCGCATATGGTGATATTGAAAGCATCAATGTCAAGACAGATCCAAATACTGGACGATCGCGAGGATTCGCTTTCATCGTCTTTGCTAAAGCCGAATCTCTCGATAAG attaTGTCTGCTGGTGATCACGTTATCAACAACAAGAAGGTTGACCCTAAAAAGGCGAAGGCTAGACACGGAAAGATATTTGTCGGTGGGCTTTCGACAGAACTCTCCGATGATGATATCAAGAACTTTTTCTCACAATTTGGAACT ATTGTTGAGGTGGAAATGCCGTTTGATAAAACCAAAAATCAAAGGAAAGGATTCTGCTTTATCACTTTTGAATCTGAACAAGTTGTAAACGAGCTGTTGAAAACCTCGAAGCAAACTATTAATGGTAAAGAG GTTGATGTAAAGAAAGCGACGCCCAAACCCGACGGAATGATCAGTATGCGCGGTGGACCCGGCGGCCGCGGCGGCCGTGGCGGTAGAGGTGGCCGAGGTCGAGGTTTCCAAGGCGGATGGCAAGGTGGTTACGGTGGTGGTTATGGTGGTGGCTACAGCCAGGGAGGATATGGCAGTGGCTACGATGGATATGGATACGATTATTACGGTGGGGGTGGGTACGGAGGTTACGGCGGCTACGACTACAGTGGATACG ACGGATATGGATATGGCGGTGGTAATTACGACGGTGGATACAGTGGCGGGCGCGGTGGCGCACGCGGTAAAG gtTTCGCAAGCCGCGGTTTCCGTTCACAATCACAATATTACAACTCGTCCAATCATTCCATACATTCATCAACATCGgccgataataaaaaaaacaggaCTCGAGTAGcatga